A single window of Granulicella sibirica DNA harbors:
- a CDS encoding FecCD family ABC transporter permease gives MEAQVTQTPRTLPASGLDRPMLGSPTPSRPIPLAILVLLLIAVLAASILGSLAAGAVHVPLRALIAHQALTPMDRIILFDLRLPRVLASALIGAALATAGLLFQGLFRNPMADPYVIGSSGGAVVGACIGILFFSQAAFLGFSATALLAFAGSVVTMLLVYTLARGTGGTNVVALLLAGFAVSTMLMNSTYLFELLDPDPARSSAILETWLRGTVGTPGWPQLAVTSSLFAIAAVIAIPLMRRLNTLALGDEYAQQLGLRIERSRLAIILTGSLLTAVAVSLGGLIGFAGLIVPHAARMLLGPDHVRLLPVTALAGAIFLVAADTLARTVLSPRELPVGVLMVFVGGPFFLYLLRKSKQEYGL, from the coding sequence GTGGAAGCTCAAGTAACCCAAACCCCGCGCACGCTGCCGGCATCGGGCCTCGACCGCCCGATGCTCGGCAGCCCCACGCCCTCCCGACCAATCCCTCTAGCCATCCTCGTCCTCCTTCTAATTGCCGTCCTGGCCGCATCAATCCTCGGATCGTTAGCCGCCGGAGCCGTTCACGTCCCCCTGCGCGCCCTCATCGCCCACCAGGCGCTCACCCCGATGGACCGCATCATCCTCTTCGACCTCCGCCTCCCCCGCGTGCTCGCCTCCGCTCTCATCGGAGCAGCCCTCGCCACCGCCGGCCTTCTCTTTCAAGGCCTCTTCCGCAACCCCATGGCCGACCCTTACGTGATCGGCTCCTCCGGCGGAGCGGTCGTCGGAGCCTGCATCGGCATCCTCTTCTTCTCCCAGGCCGCCTTCCTGGGCTTCAGCGCGACCGCCCTGCTCGCCTTCGCCGGCTCTGTCGTGACCATGCTCCTCGTCTACACCCTCGCCCGGGGCACCGGAGGCACAAACGTCGTCGCCCTCCTGCTCGCAGGCTTCGCCGTCAGCACCATGCTGATGAACAGCACCTACCTCTTCGAGCTTCTCGACCCCGACCCCGCCCGCAGCTCCGCCATCCTCGAAACCTGGCTCCGCGGAACCGTCGGCACACCCGGCTGGCCCCAACTCGCCGTCACATCCTCCCTCTTCGCCATCGCCGCCGTCATCGCCATCCCCCTTATGCGCCGCCTCAACACCCTCGCCCTCGGCGACGAGTATGCCCAGCAGCTCGGCCTTCGTATCGAACGCTCCCGCCTCGCCATCATCCTCACCGGCTCGCTCCTCACCGCCGTGGCCGTCTCCCTCGGAGGCCTCATCGGCTTTGCCGGCCTTATCGTCCCGCACGCCGCCCGCATGCTTCTCGGCCCCGACCACGTCCGCCTCCTCCCCGTCACCGCCCTCGCCGGAGCCATCTTCCTCGTCGCCGCCGACACCCTCGCCCGCACCGTCCTCTCCCCCCGCGAACTCCCCGTCGGCGTCCTCATGGTCTTCGTCGGCGGTCCGTTCTTCCTCTACCTCCTTCGCAAGAGTAAGCAGGAGTACGGCCTGTGA
- a CDS encoding histidine phosphatase family protein, translated as MTEILFIRHAETDSAGTFCGQSDPDVNSVGHEQIEALVASLRGKHLQAVYSSDLFRARTTAEALARSVGVTCRLSPALREIDFGEWEGLTWDEIWKRDRTYAERWVEEFPSLPTPGGETFEAFRSRVLAEVKALARLTAGRRVAVVTHAGVLRIILQDLLGETEAAAWEKTKEYCCLVPYHGVNA; from the coding sequence ATGACCGAAATTCTCTTCATCCGGCACGCCGAGACCGATTCCGCCGGAACCTTCTGCGGCCAGTCCGATCCTGACGTCAACTCCGTCGGCCACGAGCAGATCGAAGCCCTCGTCGCCTCGCTCCGCGGCAAGCACCTCCAGGCCGTCTACTCCAGCGACCTCTTCCGCGCTCGCACCACCGCCGAAGCCCTCGCCCGCTCGGTAGGCGTCACCTGCCGCCTCAGCCCCGCCCTCCGCGAGATCGACTTCGGCGAGTGGGAAGGCCTCACCTGGGATGAGATATGGAAGCGAGACCGCACCTACGCCGAGCGCTGGGTCGAAGAGTTTCCCAGCCTCCCCACCCCAGGCGGAGAAACCTTCGAGGCCTTCCGCTCCCGTGTCCTCGCCGAGGTGAAAGCCCTCGCCAGGCTCACCGCCGGACGCCGCGTTGCCGTCGTCACCCACGCCGGTGTCCTCCGCATCATCCTCCAGGATCTCCTTGGCGAAACCGAAGCCGCCGCGTGGGAAAAGACGAAAGAATACTGCTGCCTCGTCCCCTACCACGGGGTCAACGCATGA
- the cobT gene encoding nicotinate-nucleotide--dimethylbenzimidazole phosphoribosyltransferase, translating to MIHAVAANLRTDIAPPSEPWRVKARAHLDTLTKPLGSLGRLEDIAAQFIAIRQARFADPVSKAVYVFAADHGVTAEKVSAYPSEVTRQMVLNFLAGGAAINVLSRLHNVALQVIDVGVDGDFDPATPLVHAKVRRGSRNMHAEPAMAHDELLEALTVGIRMAEEAAASGHNLVAPGEMGIGNTTAASAITAALTGRPVPEVTGLGTGIDIPAREHKIRIIEESLALHFKGREAASPLEILGHVGGLEIAAITGFILAAARTHLAVVCDGFIATAAAAIAVSIAPAAAGYLIAGHQSREPGHAILLAHLNLQPILQLDMRLGEGTGAVLAMPVIESAIALYRDMATFTSAGVSEAAQ from the coding sequence ATGATTCACGCGGTAGCGGCAAACCTCAGGACCGACATCGCTCCACCGAGCGAACCATGGCGGGTGAAGGCGCGTGCGCATCTCGACACCCTGACCAAGCCTCTCGGAAGCCTCGGCCGCCTCGAAGACATAGCCGCCCAATTCATCGCCATCCGCCAGGCCCGCTTCGCCGATCCGGTCAGCAAAGCCGTCTACGTCTTCGCCGCCGATCACGGCGTCACCGCTGAAAAGGTAAGCGCCTACCCAAGCGAAGTAACCCGCCAGATGGTCCTCAACTTTCTCGCCGGAGGAGCCGCCATCAACGTCCTCAGCCGCCTCCACAACGTAGCTCTTCAGGTCATCGACGTAGGCGTAGATGGCGACTTCGACCCCGCCACCCCCCTCGTCCACGCCAAGGTCCGCCGTGGCTCCCGCAACATGCACGCAGAACCCGCCATGGCCCACGACGAGCTCCTTGAAGCACTGACAGTAGGCATTCGCATGGCCGAAGAAGCCGCCGCCTCAGGCCACAACCTCGTAGCCCCCGGAGAGATGGGCATCGGCAACACCACCGCCGCCAGCGCCATCACCGCTGCCCTTACCGGGCGCCCCGTCCCCGAAGTCACCGGCCTCGGCACCGGCATCGACATCCCCGCCCGCGAGCACAAGATCCGCATCATCGAAGAATCCCTCGCCCTTCACTTCAAGGGCAGGGAAGCCGCATCCCCTCTCGAAATCCTCGGCCACGTAGGCGGCCTCGAAATCGCTGCCATCACCGGCTTCATTCTCGCCGCCGCCCGAACCCACCTAGCCGTAGTCTGCGACGGCTTCATCGCCACCGCCGCCGCCGCCATTGCCGTCTCTATAGCCCCCGCCGCCGCCGGATATCTCATCGCCGGCCACCAATCCCGCGAGCCCGGCCACGCCATCCTCCTCGCCCACCTCAACCTCCAGCCGATCCTCCAACTCGACATGCGCCTCGGCGAAGGCACCGGAGCCGTCCTGGCAATGCCCGTAATCGAATCCGCGATAGCCTTATACCGCGATATGGCCACCTTCACCTCCGCAGGCGTCAGCGAGGCCGCCCAATGA
- a CDS encoding ABC transporter ATP-binding protein: MTPLLELHTIAFAHPAREVLRNISLAIEEGTATALIGPNGIGKTTLLRLASGAITPAHGEVFFNGKPLRDLDRRQRAQSVALVPQRLEVPFRFTVQQIVEQGRTPYVGYLRGLLREDRLAVDRALDLAHVTSLRHRIFNELSGGERQRVKIALGLAQQPKLLLLDEPTQNLDIGRQVELIDLLHLLRSEGITIFASIHDLHLVPNNFSTVLLLGPDHRLLEGSPADIMTSEHLQWAFDYPASRHLFLPELLVTKETR, from the coding sequence GTGACACCCCTCCTCGAACTCCACACCATAGCCTTCGCCCACCCCGCCCGCGAAGTCCTCCGCAATATCTCCTTGGCCATCGAAGAGGGAACCGCCACTGCCCTCATCGGCCCCAACGGCATCGGCAAAACCACCCTCCTCCGCCTCGCCTCCGGAGCCATCACCCCGGCGCACGGCGAAGTCTTCTTCAACGGCAAGCCCCTCCGAGACCTCGACCGCAGACAGCGCGCCCAAAGCGTAGCCCTCGTCCCCCAGCGCCTCGAAGTCCCGTTCCGCTTCACCGTCCAGCAGATCGTCGAACAGGGCCGCACCCCGTACGTCGGCTATCTCCGCGGCCTTCTGCGCGAAGACCGCCTCGCCGTCGACCGCGCCCTCGATCTCGCCCACGTCACCAGCCTCCGCCATCGCATCTTCAACGAGCTCAGCGGAGGCGAGCGCCAGCGCGTGAAGATCGCCCTCGGCCTCGCCCAGCAGCCGAAGCTTCTCCTGCTGGACGAGCCGACCCAGAACCTTGACATCGGCCGTCAGGTTGAACTCATCGACCTCCTGCACCTCCTTCGTTCGGAAGGCATCACGATCTTCGCCTCCATCCACGACCTCCACCTCGTCCCCAACAACTTCTCCACCGTCCTCCTCCTAGGTCCCGATCACCGCCTCCTCGAAGGCTCCCCCGCCGACATCATGACCTCCGAACACCTGCAGTGGGCCTTCGACTACCCAGCATCCCGTCACCTCTTCCTCCCCGAGCTCCTCGTCACCAAGGAGACGCGATGA
- the cobS gene encoding adenosylcobinamide-GDP ribazoletransferase — MTTTTLTRRPWTDLVVAIQFLTRVPTPRVEYSPDALARSVMWFPLVGLLIGGSAALVAHLLTPHVARPVVALAIVFYLILLTGALHEDGLADAADAFGGGWTRDRILAILRDSRIGSYGAIALIVSLAARVLLLGTMPPGNVVGYLIAAHVLCRWTTLPLSTFLPAARAESDGQGARLARRTTLTTLYLGSALTLLIVGITLRLHSIAPILAVAAIAVISARFYQYKIKGVTGDCFGATNQLAEIAVYLCGAWIA; from the coding sequence ATGACGACAACCACACTCACCCGAAGGCCTTGGACCGATTTAGTAGTCGCCATCCAGTTCCTCACCCGCGTCCCCACCCCCCGCGTCGAATACTCCCCCGACGCCCTCGCCCGCTCCGTCATGTGGTTTCCCCTCGTCGGCCTCCTCATCGGTGGCTCGGCCGCCCTCGTCGCCCATCTCCTCACTCCGCACGTAGCCCGCCCCGTCGTGGCCCTGGCCATCGTCTTCTATCTCATCCTCCTCACCGGAGCCCTCCACGAAGACGGCCTCGCCGATGCCGCCGACGCATTCGGCGGAGGCTGGACCCGCGACCGCATCCTCGCGATCCTCCGCGACAGCCGCATCGGCAGCTACGGGGCTATCGCCCTCATCGTCTCACTCGCCGCCCGCGTCCTCCTCCTCGGCACCATGCCGCCCGGAAACGTCGTAGGCTATCTCATCGCCGCCCACGTCCTCTGCCGCTGGACGACCCTCCCTCTCAGCACGTTCCTCCCCGCTGCCCGCGCCGAATCTGACGGACAGGGAGCCCGTCTTGCTCGCCGCACCACCCTCACGACGCTCTACCTTGGCTCGGCCCTCACCCTCCTGATCGTCGGCATCACGCTGCGCCTGCACTCCATCGCCCCCATCCTCGCCGTAGCCGCCATAGCCGTCATCTCAGCGCGCTTCTACCAGTACAAGATCAAAGGCGTCACCGGCGACTGCTTCGGAGCCACCAACCAACTCGCTGAAATCGCCGTATACCTCTGCGGAGCATGGATCGCATGA
- a CDS encoding cob(I)yrinic acid a,c-diamide adenosyltransferase has product MSIATKRGDGGQTGLAGGIRVSKADERVESYGCVDELNTVLGFARSICTDKEIAGWTEEIQRTLFRVGSALATPPESRKTPPVITTADVDMLTGLVEKIEAIQGVLADWSLPGAHTESAAYEMARTVCRRAERQVVRFVESGGEVQPEVIAYLNRLSDAIWLFGRLIEFNAGIDARLRPEDKAGPKWSRAW; this is encoded by the coding sequence ATGAGCATCGCAACCAAACGCGGCGACGGAGGCCAGACCGGCCTGGCCGGCGGCATCCGCGTCTCTAAAGCCGACGAGCGCGTCGAATCCTACGGCTGCGTCGACGAACTCAACACCGTCCTCGGCTTCGCCCGCAGCATCTGCACCGACAAGGAGATTGCCGGCTGGACGGAAGAGATCCAGCGCACCCTCTTCCGCGTCGGTTCCGCCCTCGCCACGCCCCCCGAAAGCCGCAAGACCCCACCCGTCATCACCACCGCCGACGTCGACATGCTCACCGGCCTCGTCGAAAAGATCGAAGCCATCCAGGGCGTGCTCGCAGACTGGTCCCTACCCGGCGCCCACACCGAATCCGCCGCCTACGAGATGGCCCGCACCGTCTGCCGCCGCGCCGAGCGCCAGGTCGTCCGCTTCGTCGAATCAGGCGGCGAAGTCCAGCCCGAGGTTATCGCCTACCTCAACCGCCTCTCCGACGCCATCTGGCTCTTCGGTCGCCTCATCGAGTTCAACGCCGGCATCGACGCCCGCCTCCGCCCTGAAGACAAGGCCGGCCCCAAGTGGTCCCGCGCCTGGTAA